Proteins co-encoded in one Colletes latitarsis isolate SP2378_abdomen chromosome 2, iyColLati1, whole genome shotgun sequence genomic window:
- the LOC143351980 gene encoding cyclin-dependent kinase 2-interacting protein-like: MEMMSEKQFSPVSKSLSAKSAQGKNLVGSARHVRDLAADIHANIQQWNETHLQGVSLLKDITLEKQDESYSQTLQELCDNLEHVCDTLETIVENLAKIAHHMKITVSLEKNMDKLFTTWPVATFGQVAELIYNAYSQEIKVKRKILEDVAHYYTESWKMLFLATWVHQPLLPLNLTTVLEALLIETGHR; this comes from the exons ATGGAAATGATGAGTGAGAAACAATTTTCTCCAGTCAGTA AATCTCTGTCTGCAAAATCAGCTCAAGGAAAAAATTTGGTAGGTTCTGCTCGACATGTGCGAGATTTAGCTGCTGACATTCATGCAAATATACAACAGTGGAATGAAACTCATTTACAAGGAGTGTCATTACTAAAAGATATAACATTGGAGAAACAAGATGAATCGTATTCTCAGActcttcaagaattatgtgataaTTTGGAACATGTTTGCGATACACTG GAGACCATTGTGGAAAATCTTGCTAAGATTGCACATCACATGAAAATAACAGtatcattagaaaaaaatatGGACAAATTATTTACAACATGGCCAGTAGCAACATTTG GGCAAGTAGCAGAACTAATATACAATGCATATTCTCAGGAGATTAAAGTAAAGCGCAAAATTCTTGAAGATGTAGCACATTATTATACGGAATCTTGGAAAATGCTATTCCTTGCTACTTGGGTACATCAGCCATTATTGCCATTAAATCTAACAACAGTTTTGGAAGCATTATTGATAGAAACTGGACACAGATAG
- the Mdu gene encoding mitotic spindle positioning protein meduse isoform X2, translated as MERIGAKGQATVGYIAVSSALLLLFGERPGNNKVTQAEHRLEQLKKATDRIQKEIEEVTEREHELRNVGSIKTTSHETVDSKVRRMPQALASGKLKRTTSTPQILETVSLTPLTPSLTPKMTNGVISSRTTPTPLRFATTPSQKGLMHRFLATRGKIYKPKSPVNDVLMPATTPAIALNPLSIKTFNRSPDIQLEPDDEPKKPPIRKGYVPVEEKIQKELHEMKERENELRLMRSQMLAKSQPNLLDIGNDNDSDIYDGSSSLRSGTSSNTLNEDEIEKESKGKHKILILRERRRNF; from the exons ATGGAAAG GATCGGTGCAAAGGGACAGGCTACTGTCGGATACATCGCGGTGTCGTCGGCTCTGTTGCTTTTGTTCGGAGAACGGCCGGGGAACAACAAGGTCACGCAG GCGGAGCACAGGTTGGAGCAGCTGAAGAAGGCGACGGACAGAATACAAAAGGAGATCGAAGAGGTCACGGAGAGGGAGCACGAGTTACGAAACGTGGGTAGCATTAAGACCACATCCCACGAGACGGTGGATTCCAAG GTGAGACGCATGCCGCAAGCTTTAGCTTCGGGTAAATTGAAGAGGACAACGTCCACGCCGCAGATCCTGGAAACGGTCAGTCTAACACCGTTGACGCCATCCTTAACGCCAAAGATGACGAACGGAGTGATATCCAGCCGCACCACGCCGACACCTTTGCGTTTTGCGACAACGCCCAGTCAGAAAGGGCTGATGCACAGGTTTCTCGCCACTCGTGGGAAAATCTATAAACCAAAATCTCCCGTTAACGATGTACTGATGCCGGCCACGACACCCGCCATCGCACTCAACCCGTTGAGCATCAAGACCTTCAACAGGAGTCCAGACATTCAACTTGAACCGGATGACGAACCCAAGAAACCCCCGATTAGAAAAGGATATGTACCAGTAGAAGAAAAAATTCAGAAGGAGTTACACGAAATGAAAGAGCGAGAAAATGAACTTAG ATTAATGCGATCGCAGATGTTGGCAAAGTCTCAACCGAATCTTTTGGACATTGGAAATGATAATGATTCTGATATTTATGATGGTTCGAGTTCGTTACGAAGCGGTACTTCGTCGAACACGTTAAACGAAGATGAAATAGAGAAAGAGAGCAAAGGAAAACATAAG attCTTATTCTACGGGAAAGAAGAAGAAACTTTTAA
- the Mdu gene encoding mitotic spindle positioning protein meduse isoform X1: MERIGAKGQATVGYIAVSSALLLLFGERPGNNKVTQAEHRLEQLKKATDRIQKEIEEVTEREHELRNVGSIKTTSHETVDSKVRRMPQALASGKLKRTTSTPQILETVSLTPLTPSLTPKMTNGVISSRTTPTPLRFATTPSQKGLMHRFLATRGKIYKPKSPVNDVLMPATTPAIALNPLSIKTFNRSPDIQLEPDDEPKKPPIRKGYVPVEEKIQKELHEMKERENELRLMRSQMLAKSQPNLLDIGNDNDSDIYDGSSSLRSGTSSNTLNEDEIEKESKGKHKPNPRRRSTLIAQWENLIAAKKESNDNGNDNDLNF; the protein is encoded by the exons ATGGAAAG GATCGGTGCAAAGGGACAGGCTACTGTCGGATACATCGCGGTGTCGTCGGCTCTGTTGCTTTTGTTCGGAGAACGGCCGGGGAACAACAAGGTCACGCAG GCGGAGCACAGGTTGGAGCAGCTGAAGAAGGCGACGGACAGAATACAAAAGGAGATCGAAGAGGTCACGGAGAGGGAGCACGAGTTACGAAACGTGGGTAGCATTAAGACCACATCCCACGAGACGGTGGATTCCAAG GTGAGACGCATGCCGCAAGCTTTAGCTTCGGGTAAATTGAAGAGGACAACGTCCACGCCGCAGATCCTGGAAACGGTCAGTCTAACACCGTTGACGCCATCCTTAACGCCAAAGATGACGAACGGAGTGATATCCAGCCGCACCACGCCGACACCTTTGCGTTTTGCGACAACGCCCAGTCAGAAAGGGCTGATGCACAGGTTTCTCGCCACTCGTGGGAAAATCTATAAACCAAAATCTCCCGTTAACGATGTACTGATGCCGGCCACGACACCCGCCATCGCACTCAACCCGTTGAGCATCAAGACCTTCAACAGGAGTCCAGACATTCAACTTGAACCGGATGACGAACCCAAGAAACCCCCGATTAGAAAAGGATATGTACCAGTAGAAGAAAAAATTCAGAAGGAGTTACACGAAATGAAAGAGCGAGAAAATGAACTTAG ATTAATGCGATCGCAGATGTTGGCAAAGTCTCAACCGAATCTTTTGGACATTGGAAATGATAATGATTCTGATATTTATGATGGTTCGAGTTCGTTACGAAGCGGTACTTCGTCGAACACGTTAAACGAAGATGAAATAGAGAAAGAGAGCAAAGGAAAACATAAG CCTAATCCACGACGTCGAAGCACCCTGATAGCACAATGGGAAAATTTGATAGCTGCAAAAAAAGAATCTAATGATAATGGTAATGACAATGACTTGAACTTTTGA
- the Mdu gene encoding mitotic spindle positioning protein meduse isoform X3, which translates to MKMEAEHRLEQLKKATDRIQKEIEEVTEREHELRNVGSIKTTSHETVDSKVRRMPQALASGKLKRTTSTPQILETVSLTPLTPSLTPKMTNGVISSRTTPTPLRFATTPSQKGLMHRFLATRGKIYKPKSPVNDVLMPATTPAIALNPLSIKTFNRSPDIQLEPDDEPKKPPIRKGYVPVEEKIQKELHEMKERENELRLMRSQMLAKSQPNLLDIGNDNDSDIYDGSSSLRSGTSSNTLNEDEIEKESKGKHKPNPRRRSTLIAQWENLIAAKKESNDNGNDNDLNF; encoded by the exons ATGAAAATGGAG GCGGAGCACAGGTTGGAGCAGCTGAAGAAGGCGACGGACAGAATACAAAAGGAGATCGAAGAGGTCACGGAGAGGGAGCACGAGTTACGAAACGTGGGTAGCATTAAGACCACATCCCACGAGACGGTGGATTCCAAG GTGAGACGCATGCCGCAAGCTTTAGCTTCGGGTAAATTGAAGAGGACAACGTCCACGCCGCAGATCCTGGAAACGGTCAGTCTAACACCGTTGACGCCATCCTTAACGCCAAAGATGACGAACGGAGTGATATCCAGCCGCACCACGCCGACACCTTTGCGTTTTGCGACAACGCCCAGTCAGAAAGGGCTGATGCACAGGTTTCTCGCCACTCGTGGGAAAATCTATAAACCAAAATCTCCCGTTAACGATGTACTGATGCCGGCCACGACACCCGCCATCGCACTCAACCCGTTGAGCATCAAGACCTTCAACAGGAGTCCAGACATTCAACTTGAACCGGATGACGAACCCAAGAAACCCCCGATTAGAAAAGGATATGTACCAGTAGAAGAAAAAATTCAGAAGGAGTTACACGAAATGAAAGAGCGAGAAAATGAACTTAG ATTAATGCGATCGCAGATGTTGGCAAAGTCTCAACCGAATCTTTTGGACATTGGAAATGATAATGATTCTGATATTTATGATGGTTCGAGTTCGTTACGAAGCGGTACTTCGTCGAACACGTTAAACGAAGATGAAATAGAGAAAGAGAGCAAAGGAAAACATAAG CCTAATCCACGACGTCGAAGCACCCTGATAGCACAATGGGAAAATTTGATAGCTGCAAAAAAAGAATCTAATGATAATGGTAATGACAATGACTTGAACTTTTGA
- the LOC143346833 gene encoding tetratricopeptide repeat protein 27-like yields MNNLNTTKKMDEEIEILLLTNYVKNEVSEIPLCIQNILNGRYEDVINSELCSNLVKPYDNNDFYKLIHNSIEEDVTLHNSWLCVGIASLLYFIQCNWTGLQNNKDTDWLKSQEKSALQDLSLHDECNKNTKKPELLYFSKIIFSNEILQNTYESCIWWLFRANLLHQYVLNECSGIIFNETEELINRIRDLSILKNNHCKTLFFIEVAQFYFYYRRIQNSEKYLDLAQETAKLSLSLEGALGKRTKYQDENKAQLYLKTDLKKDQFASRYCENVPKSLDLNDEIRLEHIEFSENVENTQLGGVEEAIVLTKYVQLQLSLPKDKLIDEEVKPYLTVVIDNTKNWSLKMSALYYRCLLESVDKRTVERSMMQMEYLIHELKNTKVSVVYKMDMFFTSGLRPIWVLEQTWAHLMLSLGLVKGALDVFLKLQLWEDVITCYNILELKHKAAEIIYQEISKKPTVLLWCLLGDATQDPNHYETAWKLSNEKSSRAQRHWGLFYFAKKNYEEAIPHLKLSVELNNIQENVWMRLGFAALQTENWKLAATAYRRYCALEPSTFEAWNNLAKAYIKLGDKTRAWKTLQDAIKCNYDSWQVWDNLMIVSIDLGHFSEVIRCYHRILDLKNHHLDVQVLDILTHAILNNINDSDGNPAQRLLPKALELFGRISSSILNNPHIWRMYGQLTALKKTDIDDEKAVKYLQQAHRAAVSDPKWFQHEESIQSVLQLCCVLAEMNLHCASTSEIKKQRSLMGSVKLSLQGVVKKVKDQEYNNKNIPVHLKKVEEYLTIVTNKLEEIKLTN; encoded by the exons atgaataatttaaatacaacgAAAAAAATGGACGAAGAaatcgaaattttattattaacaaattatgtTAAAAATGAAG TTTCTGAAATACCACTTTGCatacaaaatatattaaatgggAGATATGAAGATGTCATAAATAGTGAATTATGTTCAAATTTGGTTAAACCATATGATAATAATGATTTTTACAAGCTGATACATAACAGCATAGAAGAAGATGTTACCTTGCATAATTCTTGGCTATGTGTTGGCATAGCTTCTTTATTGTATTTTATACAATGTAATTGGACAGGATTACAAAACAATAAAGACACTGATTGGTTAAAAAGTCAGGAAAAGAGTGCACTTCAAGATTTATCTTTACACGACGAAtgcaataaaaatacaaaaaagccAGAGCTTCTTTATTTttccaaaataatattttcaaacgaaATATTGCAAAACACTTATGAGAGTTGTATTTGGTGGTTATTTAGAGCAAATCTTTTACATCAATATGTGTTGAATGAATGTTCTGGGATAATATTTAATGAGACAGAAGAATTAATTAATAGAATAAGGGATTTATCTATATTAAAAAACAACCACTGTAAAACCCTATTTTTTATTGAAGTAGCACAATTTTACTTTTATTATAGAAGAATTCAAAATTCAGAAAAATATCTTGACCTTGCACAGGAAACAGCAAAATTAAGTTTAAGTCTTGAAGGTGCTCTAGGTAAACGTACAAAATATCAAGATGAAAACAAGGCTCAGCTATACTTAAAGACAGATCTAAAAAAAGATCAATTTGCTTCAAGATATTGTGAAAATGTACCGAAATCTCTTGATCTGAATGATGAAATTAGATTAGAACACATTGAATTTTCAGAAAATGTAGAAAATACCCAATTAGGTGGTGTAGAGGAAGCTATTGTATTAACAAAATA TGTTCAATTACAGTTATCATTACCAAAGGATAAATTAATAGATGAAGAAGttaaaccttatctgact GTTGTGATAGACAATACAAAAAATTGGTCTTTAAAAATGTCTGCTCTTTATTATCGTTGTTTATTGGAATCTGTTGATAAGAGAACTGTTGAAAGATCAATGATGCAGATGGAATATTTAATACATgaattaaaaaatacaaaagtttCTGTTGTGTACAAAATGGATATGTTTTTTACAAGTGGCCTTAGGCCTATTTGGGTCTTAGAACAAACATGGGCACATTTAATgctaagtcttggattggtgaAAGGAGCTTTAGATGTTTTTTTAAAGCTTCAGCTATGGGAAGATGTAATTACTTGTTACAATATATTGGAATTAAAACATAAG GCAGCAGAAATAATTTATCAAGAGATATCTAAAAAACCAACTGTTCTGTTATGGTGTTTACTTGGTGATGCAACTCAAGATCCAAATCATTATGAGACAGCATGGAAATTATCTAATGAAAAAAGTAGCAGAGCCCAAAGACATTGGGGACTGTTTTACTTTGCAAAGAAAAAT TATGAGGAGGCTATACCACATTTAAAATTATCAGTCGAATTAAATAATATCCAAGAAAACGTTTGGATGAGGCTTGGATTTGCAGCTTTGCAGACAGAGAATTGGAAATTGGCAGCAACAGCATATAGACGTTACTGTGCTTTGGAACCATCA acGTTTGAGGCATGGAATAACTTGGCAAAAGCTTATATAAAACTTGGTGATAAAACAAGGGCTTGGAAAACCCTTCAAGATGCTATAAAATGCAATTATGATAGTTGGCAAGTTTGGGATAATTTAATGATTGTCAGCATTGATTTAGGACACTTTTCAGAA gTAATTCGATGTTACCATCGTATTTTGGATCTTAAGAATCATCATTTAGATGTGCAAGTTCTTGATATATTAACTCATGCTATATTAAATAACATAAATGATTCAGATGGGAATCCTGCACAAAGATTGCTTCCAAAAGCTTTAGAGTtatttggaagaattagttcctCCATACTTAATAATCCACATATTTGGAGAATGTATGGTCAGCTTACTGCTCTTAAAAAAACAGATATCGATGATGAAAAAGCAGTGAAATACTTGCAGCAAGCACACCGTGCTGCAGTTTCAGATCCCAAATGGTTTCAACATGAAGAATCAATTCAAAGTGTGTTGCAATTATGTTGTGTATTAGCAGAAATGAATTTACATTGTGCTTCCActagtgaaattaaaaaacaaagGTCATTGATGGGAAGTGTAAAGTTATCTCTTCAAGGAGTAGTAAAGAAAGTTAAAGATCaagaatataataataaaaatattcctgTACATTTGAAGAAAGTTGAAGAATATTTAACTATTGTAACAAATAAAttagaagaaataaaattgacAAATTAA